A segment of the Sanyastnella coralliicola genome:
AATTTAGTGATCAGCTTATGCTGAGCCTTCATTCAACATTCAATATTCCTTCGGTCAACCGTCCACAGTCCACGGTCCACCAACAACGAACCAATAACCAAGTACCAAGCACTAAATACCAATCAAAAAAAAACCCCGCATATGCGGGGCTTTAATCCTATCAAGAAGAACGCTTACATCATTCCTCCCATTCCACCTGGCATGGCAGGAGGAGCGGCTGGAGATTCTTCTTCAATGTCTGAAATCACACATTCTGTTGTCAACAGCATACCTGCGATTGACGCTGCGTTCTCGAGAGCTACACGGCTTACTTTGGTTGGATCGATCACACCTGCTTCGAAAAGGTTTTCGAAGACCTCTGTACGCGCGTTGTATCCGAAGTCGCCTTCGCCTTCTGCTACTTTCTGTACGATCACCGCACCTTCGCCTCCAGCGTTTGCAACGATCTGACGAAGTGGCTCTTCGATCGCACGACGTACGATAGCAATACCTGTAGTTTCGTCGTAGTTGTCACCTTTAAGATCACCTAGAGCACTCGCCGCGCGGATGTACGCTGTACCACCACCAGGAACGATTCCTTCTTCAACAGCTGCACGTGTTGCGTGCAATGCATCGTCAACGCGATCTTTCTTCTCTTTCATCTCTACCTCAGTGGCAGCTCCAACATAAAGTACAGCTACACCACCTGCTAGTTTCGCAAGACGCTCTTGAAGCTTTTCGCGATCGTAGTCAGAAGTAGTTGATTCGATTTGTGCTTTGATCTGTACAACGCGTGCATCGATCTCTGCTTTTCCACCGGCACCGTTGACAACAGTCGTGTTGTCTTTGTCGATAGTTACTTTCTCAGCAGAACCTAGATCGTCAAGAGTTGCGTTCTCCAACTTCAATCCAGTTTCTTCGCTGATCACTGTTCCTCCAGTAAGGATAGCGATGTCTTGAAGCATTGCTTTACGACGATCACCGAAACCTGGTGCCTTCACTGCAGCTACTTTCAGCGCTCCACGAATCTTGTTTACTACCAACGTTGCCAATGCTTCACCATCAACGTCTTCCGCGATGATCAATAGTGGCTTTCCTGTTTGAGCAGTCTTCTCAAGAACAGGAAGAAGATCTTTCATGTTTGAGATCTTCTTATCGAAGATGAGTAGGTATGGGTTGTCCAACTCAGCTTCCATCTTGTCAGGGTTTGTCACGAAGTACGGAGAAAGGTAACCGCGATCGAACTGCATACCTTCTACAGTCTTCACTTCAGTTTCTGTTCCTTTCGCTTCTTCAACAGTGATGACACCTTCATTCCCAACTTTCTCCATCGCTTGTGCGATCAATGCACCGATCGTAGAATCGTTGTTTGCAGAAATCGTTGCAACCTGCTCAATCTTGCTGTTGTCTCCACCTACCTCACGAGAGATTGAACGAAGACCGTCTACTACAGAAGTTACTGCCTTGTCGATTCCACGCTTCAAATCCATTGGGTTAGCACCTGAAGCTACATTCTTCAATCCTGAAGTAACGATTGCTTGCGCAAGAACTGTGGCAGTAGTTGTTCCGTCACCGGCGATATCAGCCGTTTTAGACGCTACTTCCTTCACCATTTGAGCACCCATGTTTTCTACTGGGTCTTTCAGCTCAATTTCTTTCGCTACCGAAACCCCATCCTTCGTTACAGTTGGAGCTCCGAATTTCTTATCGATAACAACGTTACGGCCTTTAGGCCCTAGTGTCACCTTCACCGCATTCGCCAACGCATCAACACCTTCCTTGAGGGCGTTACGAGCGTCAGTATTAAAGTTGATCTCTTTAGCCATTGCTGATTTGCTTTTCTAGTTTGTGAATAGGTTAAACGATCGCGAAGATGTCAGCCTCGCGCATGATGAGGTAGTCTTTACCTTCGATGCTGATCTCTGTTCCAGAGTACTTTCCGTAGAGAACATTATCACCTACAGTAACTGTAAGTGGTTCATCTGGTTTCCCATTTCCAACGGCAACGATAGTTCCGCGTTGTGGCTTTTCTTTTGCCGAGTCAGGAATGATGATTCCGCTGGCAGTTTTTTCTTCTGCAGGAGCCGGTTCTACAAGAACTCGGTCTGCCAATGGTTTTACGTTTACTGACATTTTGGTTCGATTAATTGAATTTCAAAATTGTTTGCATCTCCTCACTGTCAGATTTTGTGCCAATTCATGTTTTCGGTCAGAAGTGGTAAAAACGACAGTTTCGGACAAAAAAAATGTCAGCATGCGTGACATACTGACATTTACTATGGTCGATGTTAATCTTATTCTACTGGAGCAGCGTCTCCGCCTTCTAGGTCACCAGCTCCTTCAGCATCAAATGCCGGAGCAGTGATGGCATCTTCTTGGAAGCTTCCGTCATCTGTTGACACACCTCCATCGTACCAAGCGGCAGATGCCATACAAAGCACGAACAATGCAATGGTAAGGTACCAAGTTGACTTCTCTAGGAAATCAGTTGTCTTCTGCACGCCACCGATTTGGCTCGCTCCCTGGAATCCTGTTGCTAGTCCGCCACCCTTTGGG
Coding sequences within it:
- the groL gene encoding chaperonin GroEL (60 kDa chaperone family; promotes refolding of misfolded polypeptides especially under stressful conditions; forms two stacked rings of heptamers to form a barrel-shaped 14mer; ends can be capped by GroES; misfolded proteins enter the barrel where they are refolded when GroES binds), encoding MAKEINFNTDARNALKEGVDALANAVKVTLGPKGRNVVIDKKFGAPTVTKDGVSVAKEIELKDPVENMGAQMVKEVASKTADIAGDGTTTATVLAQAIVTSGLKNVASGANPMDLKRGIDKAVTSVVDGLRSISREVGGDNSKIEQVATISANNDSTIGALIAQAMEKVGNEGVITVEEAKGTETEVKTVEGMQFDRGYLSPYFVTNPDKMEAELDNPYLLIFDKKISNMKDLLPVLEKTAQTGKPLLIIAEDVDGEALATLVVNKIRGALKVAAVKAPGFGDRRKAMLQDIAILTGGTVISEETGLKLENATLDDLGSAEKVTIDKDNTTVVNGAGGKAEIDARVVQIKAQIESTTSDYDREKLQERLAKLAGGVAVLYVGAATEVEMKEKKDRVDDALHATRAAVEEGIVPGGGTAYIRAASALGDLKGDNYDETTGIAIVRRAIEEPLRQIVANAGGEGAVIVQKVAEGEGDFGYNARTEVFENLFEAGVIDPTKVSRVALENAASIAGMLLTTECVISDIEEESPAAPPAMPGGMGGMM
- a CDS encoding co-chaperone GroES, translating into MSVNVKPLADRVLVEPAPAEEKTASGIIIPDSAKEKPQRGTIVAVGNGKPDEPLTVTVGDNVLYGKYSGTEISIEGKDYLIMREADIFAIV
- the secG gene encoding preprotein translocase subunit SecG is translated as MILIVCFLLGVVILVQNPKGGGLATGFQGASQIGGVQKTTDFLEKSTWYLTIALFVLCMASAAWYDGGVSTDDGSFQEDAITAPAFDAEGAGDLEGGDAAPVE